A genomic region of Aureimonas populi contains the following coding sequences:
- a CDS encoding carbohydrate kinase codes for MDDLGAQERAVLALISANPFAGQQEIASALGLARSTVAAHVVQLVNKGYILGRGYVLPAARRAICIGGAVLDRKYHAREPLIFETSNPVDGHRSFGGVARNVAENLARLGVDVGFVSIVGDDETGRALTRHLRDLGADVSHVVTTAERPTAEYAAILGPGNDLVLGIADMEIFNLFQPAWLDRAWPHLASASWVFCDCNMPAPVIEALISRKAAARYKLAVDTVSSPKALRLPADLSGIDLLFTNHDEANALLAAGGERAPREPLEPCEAASALVGRGAREAVVTLGAGGYAVASRAGAALMRPVPAHPVDITGAGDAMIAGTLYQILQGEETPAATRTGALLATLTTESDSSVHPDLSQRLLAAGRHRIPA; via the coding sequence ATGGACGATCTTGGAGCGCAGGAGCGTGCGGTACTGGCTCTGATCTCGGCCAATCCGTTTGCGGGGCAGCAGGAGATTGCGAGCGCTCTGGGTCTGGCGCGTTCGACGGTCGCGGCGCATGTCGTTCAGCTCGTCAACAAGGGCTACATCCTGGGCCGGGGCTACGTGCTGCCCGCCGCCCGGCGCGCCATCTGCATCGGCGGGGCGGTGCTCGACCGCAAGTACCATGCCCGCGAGCCGCTGATCTTCGAGACCTCCAACCCGGTGGACGGCCACCGCAGCTTCGGCGGCGTGGCGCGCAACGTGGCCGAGAACCTGGCGCGGCTGGGCGTGGATGTCGGCTTCGTCTCCATCGTGGGCGACGACGAGACGGGGCGCGCGCTCACCCGCCATCTGCGCGACCTGGGCGCCGATGTCAGCCATGTCGTCACCACCGCCGAGCGCCCCACCGCCGAATACGCCGCCATCCTCGGCCCGGGCAACGATCTCGTGCTCGGCATCGCGGACATGGAGATCTTCAACCTCTTCCAGCCCGCCTGGCTCGACCGGGCCTGGCCGCATCTGGCCTCGGCGAGCTGGGTGTTCTGCGACTGCAACATGCCCGCCCCGGTCATCGAGGCGCTGATCTCGCGCAAGGCGGCGGCGCGCTACAAGCTGGCGGTGGACACGGTCTCCTCGCCCAAGGCCCTGCGCCTGCCGGCGGACCTGTCGGGCATCGACCTTCTCTTCACCAACCATGACGAGGCGAACGCGCTTCTGGCCGCCGGGGGCGAACGGGCGCCGCGTGAGCCGCTCGAGCCGTGCGAGGCGGCCTCGGCGCTGGTGGGGCGCGGCGCGCGCGAGGCGGTGGTCACCCTGGGGGCGGGCGGCTACGCCGTCGCCTCGCGGGCGGGCGCGGCCCTGATGCGCCCGGTCCCGGCCCATCCGGTGGACATCACCGGCGCGGGCGACGCGATGATCGCCGGCACGCTCTACCAGATCCTGCAGGGCGAGGAGACCCCGGCCGCCACCCGGACCGGCGCGCTGCTGGCCACGCTCACCACCGAAAGCGATTCCAGCGTCCATCCCGATCTGTCGCAGCGCCTCCTCGCCGCCGGCAGACACCGTATCCCCGCCTGA
- a CDS encoding TRAP transporter substrate-binding protein, with amino-acid sequence MTKLFAATAMAGVLLAGAAGAQETWNLQSTYPGAMAQLGPLAHRIADQIGQITDGEISVSFHEPGSIVPALEVFDAVGTGAIEAGWSTPGFWAGRVPALQLMSAVPFGPQAGEYLAWIKFGGGQELFDELYEPHNIRSLFCGIIAPEAAGWFREPIESVEDFQGLKMRFLGLGARVMEKLGVSTQLLAGGDVFPALELGTLDAAEFSMPAIDLGLGFYQVANNYYFPGWHQQATFLELMVNLDVWEELDEGTQMKISTVCDANIAYGLAEGEALQVAALNELQSKGVNIRTFSDEILDALRQAWEEVAEEEAARDADFARVYESYSQFRNGYATWRELGYLR; translated from the coding sequence ATGACCAAGCTTTTTGCGGCCACCGCTATGGCCGGCGTCCTGCTGGCGGGGGCCGCCGGCGCCCAGGAGACGTGGAACCTGCAATCGACCTATCCCGGAGCGATGGCCCAGCTCGGCCCCCTCGCGCACCGTATCGCCGACCAGATCGGCCAGATCACCGACGGGGAGATCAGTGTCAGCTTCCACGAGCCGGGCTCGATCGTTCCGGCGCTGGAGGTCTTCGACGCGGTCGGCACCGGCGCCATCGAGGCCGGGTGGTCCACTCCCGGCTTCTGGGCCGGGCGCGTGCCGGCCCTGCAACTGATGTCCGCCGTGCCGTTCGGGCCGCAGGCGGGGGAGTATCTGGCCTGGATCAAGTTCGGCGGCGGCCAGGAGCTGTTCGACGAGCTTTACGAGCCCCACAACATCCGCTCGCTCTTCTGCGGCATCATCGCCCCGGAGGCGGCCGGCTGGTTCCGCGAGCCGATCGAATCGGTGGAGGATTTCCAGGGCCTGAAGATGCGCTTCCTGGGGCTCGGCGCGCGGGTCATGGAGAAGCTCGGCGTCTCGACGCAGCTTCTGGCGGGCGGCGATGTGTTTCCGGCGCTGGAGCTGGGCACGCTGGATGCGGCTGAGTTCTCCATGCCGGCGATCGACCTGGGCCTCGGCTTCTACCAGGTCGCCAACAACTACTATTTCCCCGGCTGGCACCAGCAGGCGACCTTCCTGGAGCTGATGGTCAATCTCGATGTCTGGGAGGAGCTGGACGAGGGGACGCAGATGAAGATCTCGACTGTCTGCGACGCCAATATCGCCTACGGGCTGGCCGAGGGCGAGGCGCTTCAGGTGGCGGCGCTCAACGAGTTGCAGTCCAAAGGCGTCAATATCCGCACGTTCTCCGACGAGATCCTCGATGCGCTGCGCCAGGCCTGGGAAGAGGTGGCGGAGGAAGAGGCCGCGCGCGACGCGGACTTCGCGCGCGTCTACGAAAGCTACTCGCAGTTCCGCAACGGCTACGCCACCTGGCGCGAGCTCGGATATCTCCGCTGA
- a CDS encoding TRAP transporter small permease subunit, protein MLRLAGTLAAVVALAASATIVVLPSGSAVMLPILAVLLAALVAAALLRAHPATFAAACLLGWFGLLFAGPFTVTDRELNALRRAAGRGDEAAGMLIGYFETFAPYNPYLLVAITALIIGLFLYRMGRGEARYERLLRASDGLARMLTRTGLASALVLLPLLILAIMYDVIQRKYLGFDPAFTRTEWYRMFSAARVQELEWHLHATLFLLCLGYAYVRDAHVRIELVREGLAPRTRAMIELAGCLLFMVPYCYVVMKYGIENAVRSYTIGERSAAQTGLDHRFVIKTMLPLGFSLIALAGMSVAMRCIVFLWGPASLKAASGTYAYSHLHPAAPAEPTPS, encoded by the coding sequence ATGCTTCGCCTTGCCGGCACGCTCGCCGCCGTCGTCGCGCTGGCCGCGAGCGCCACGATCGTCGTGTTGCCTTCGGGATCGGCCGTCATGCTGCCGATCCTGGCGGTTCTTCTGGCCGCCCTGGTGGCGGCCGCGCTCCTGCGGGCCCATCCCGCGACCTTCGCGGCGGCCTGCCTGCTCGGCTGGTTCGGGCTGCTGTTCGCCGGGCCGTTCACCGTCACGGACCGGGAGCTGAACGCCCTGCGCCGCGCGGCGGGCCGGGGAGACGAGGCCGCCGGAATGCTGATCGGCTATTTCGAGACGTTCGCGCCCTACAATCCGTATCTCCTGGTGGCGATCACCGCGCTGATCATCGGCCTTTTCCTGTACCGGATGGGGCGCGGCGAGGCGCGCTACGAGCGGCTTCTGCGCGCCAGCGACGGCCTTGCGCGCATGCTGACGAGGACCGGGCTGGCCTCCGCGCTCGTCCTGCTGCCGCTGCTGATCCTGGCCATCATGTATGACGTGATCCAGCGCAAATATCTCGGCTTCGACCCCGCCTTCACGCGGACGGAGTGGTACCGGATGTTCAGCGCGGCGCGCGTCCAGGAGCTCGAATGGCATCTGCACGCGACGCTCTTCCTCCTGTGCCTGGGCTACGCCTATGTGCGGGACGCGCATGTGCGCATCGAACTCGTCCGCGAGGGCCTTGCGCCGCGCACCAGGGCGATGATCGAGCTGGCCGGGTGCCTCCTGTTCATGGTGCCCTACTGCTACGTGGTGATGAAATACGGCATCGAGAACGCCGTGCGCTCGTACACGATCGGCGAGAGGTCGGCCGCGCAGACCGGGCTGGACCATCGCTTCGTGATCAAGACCATGCTGCCGCTCGGATTCTCGCTGATCGCGCTCGCCGGCATGTCGGTGGCGATGCGATGCATCGTGTTCCTCTGGGGTCCGGCCTCGCTGAAGGCGGCCTCGGGCACATACGCCTACTCCCACCTTCATCCGGCGGCACCGGCCGAACCCACCCCCTCCTGA
- a CDS encoding IclR family transcriptional regulator, whose translation MSERVGDGSPAEAGARTYSAPALEKGLDILELLSCREGGLSQREIARELGRSVGEIYRMLNCLVDRNYVALNDEVYTLTTKLYELAHRHPPTERLIVEAAPLMRGLADRLQQACHLTVFGSGKQIVIAKQDAPDGIGFAVQVGAQIAVPQSASGQVLVAFQSVEVRRARLDECMAGRPGEERAAFEALLEEVVRKGFASLESRQYRGVQAVSFPVLDSMHNALAALTVPYLERLDIDDRTRLVDVERELAEAARCLTARMGGRALAAAA comes from the coding sequence ATGAGCGAGCGTGTTGGGGACGGCAGCCCCGCCGAGGCGGGCGCGCGCACATATTCCGCTCCGGCGCTGGAGAAGGGGCTGGATATACTGGAGCTTCTCAGTTGCCGCGAAGGCGGCCTGTCGCAGAGGGAGATCGCGCGGGAGCTGGGCCGCAGCGTGGGCGAGATCTACCGGATGCTGAACTGCCTGGTGGACCGCAACTACGTCGCCCTCAACGACGAGGTCTACACGCTGACGACGAAGCTCTACGAACTGGCGCATCGCCACCCGCCGACCGAGCGGCTGATCGTGGAAGCCGCGCCCCTCATGCGCGGGCTCGCCGACCGGCTTCAGCAGGCCTGCCACCTGACGGTGTTCGGCTCCGGCAAGCAGATCGTCATCGCCAAGCAGGACGCCCCCGACGGCATCGGCTTCGCGGTCCAGGTCGGCGCGCAGATCGCGGTGCCGCAATCGGCGTCCGGCCAGGTTCTCGTTGCCTTCCAGTCCGTGGAAGTGCGGCGCGCGCGGCTCGACGAATGCATGGCCGGACGACCGGGAGAGGAAAGGGCGGCGTTCGAGGCGCTGCTCGAGGAGGTGGTGCGAAAGGGCTTCGCGTCGCTGGAGAGCAGGCAGTACAGGGGCGTGCAGGCGGTCAGCTTCCCGGTTCTGGATTCCATGCACAATGCCCTGGCGGCCTTGACGGTCCCCTATCTGGAACGCCTCGATATCGACGATCGCACCAGACTTGTCGACGTGGAGAGGGAGCTTGCCGAGGCGGCACGGTGCCTGACGGCCAGAATGGGCGGCCGGGCCCTTGCGGCGGCGGCCTAG
- a CDS encoding acetate--CoA ligase family protein: protein MPAPPHAMAALMAPRSVAVIGASERADASSSFVMRNLLARGFAGPILPVHPRGGTVFGLPAARSIADLDRTPDVAVLAIAAQHVNGVLEEAGAAGIKAAVVLASGFAELDAAGRERQDELVAIARRHGMAVCGPNCLGLFNLHSGAALYSSTLSGTLAPGALALVSHSGASAIALSGTGRLGLSTVVSCGNGAASDLPDYLAFLAGDDQTRAIGLVMEALRDPSAFARAMEAVNTAGKPVIALRAGRSAAGQRATAAHTGALAGSAEAYASLFRRTGVIEVGDMDEFVETAALCIGLHRRPARGGVAVIGVSGGGVAHVADIAQENGLALPAFSPRTVATLTSVLPPFATPQNPLDTTGAVFADASVYTRVLEAVAADPAIGLIVAAQDAPPGLDEAGAGEYLGIAGAIADFAAGARMPTVLMSNLSAGHHRLFRERAGQGILVLNGTRAALKAIAHVMPRGEAPIPACTAREEPDPRWRAVLSSGKRLSEGEAKAFLAAHGLPVTRETLAASAREAAAAAGAIGYPVVMKIASPDLPHKTEAGGVRLAIADAGQAARAFEEIMRNARAYAPQAELHGVLVQETVSGGVEALVGLVRHEPFGLGVVVGIGGVMVELVADAAFELLPVDRDAALAMIGRTKLAPLLAGYRGAPACDVPALADAVAALSRLGETYGDHIAALDLNPVAVLPAGRGVRILDALIR, encoded by the coding sequence ATGCCCGCTCCCCCGCACGCCATGGCGGCCCTGATGGCGCCGCGCTCCGTCGCCGTGATCGGCGCGAGCGAACGCGCCGACGCCTCCTCTTCCTTCGTGATGCGCAATCTCCTGGCGCGCGGGTTCGCCGGCCCGATCCTGCCGGTCCATCCGCGCGGCGGAACGGTCTTCGGCCTCCCGGCGGCGCGCTCCATCGCCGATCTCGACCGCACGCCGGACGTCGCCGTGCTCGCCATCGCCGCGCAGCACGTCAACGGCGTGCTGGAGGAGGCGGGGGCCGCCGGAATCAAGGCCGCCGTCGTGCTCGCCTCGGGCTTTGCCGAGCTGGACGCGGCCGGGCGCGAGCGCCAGGACGAACTGGTCGCCATCGCGCGGCGCCACGGCATGGCGGTCTGCGGCCCCAACTGCCTTGGCCTGTTCAACCTGCATTCGGGCGCGGCGCTCTATTCGTCCACCCTGTCCGGCACGCTGGCGCCCGGTGCGCTGGCACTGGTGTCGCATTCGGGAGCAAGCGCGATCGCGCTCTCCGGTACGGGGCGGCTGGGCCTGAGCACGGTCGTCTCCTGCGGCAACGGCGCGGCGAGCGACCTGCCCGACTATCTGGCCTTCCTGGCCGGGGACGATCAGACGCGCGCCATCGGCCTCGTCATGGAGGCGTTGCGCGACCCATCGGCCTTCGCCCGCGCGATGGAGGCGGTGAACACCGCCGGAAAGCCGGTCATCGCGCTGCGCGCCGGGCGCTCGGCCGCCGGCCAGCGCGCCACGGCCGCCCATACGGGCGCGCTGGCCGGCAGCGCGGAGGCCTATGCCTCGCTGTTCCGGCGCACCGGCGTCATCGAGGTCGGCGACATGGACGAATTCGTCGAGACGGCGGCGCTGTGCATCGGGCTCCACCGCCGGCCCGCGCGCGGCGGCGTTGCCGTGATCGGGGTCAGCGGCGGCGGGGTCGCCCATGTCGCCGACATCGCGCAGGAGAACGGCCTGGCTCTCCCGGCCTTCTCTCCGCGCACCGTCGCGACACTGACATCCGTGCTGCCGCCCTTCGCGACACCCCAGAACCCGCTCGACACCACCGGCGCCGTCTTCGCCGACGCCTCGGTCTATACGCGTGTGCTGGAAGCGGTGGCGGCCGATCCGGCCATCGGGCTGATCGTGGCCGCGCAGGACGCGCCGCCGGGCCTCGATGAGGCGGGGGCGGGGGAGTATCTGGGAATCGCCGGCGCGATCGCCGATTTCGCCGCCGGCGCGCGGATGCCGACCGTCCTGATGAGCAATCTGTCCGCCGGCCATCATCGCCTCTTTCGCGAACGGGCCGGGCAGGGCATCCTCGTCCTCAACGGCACGCGGGCCGCGCTGAAGGCGATTGCGCATGTGATGCCGCGGGGCGAGGCGCCCATTCCGGCATGTACGGCACGCGAGGAGCCCGATCCGCGCTGGCGCGCCGTCCTCTCGTCCGGCAAGCGCCTTTCGGAAGGGGAGGCGAAGGCGTTCCTCGCCGCGCACGGCCTGCCCGTGACGCGCGAGACGCTTGCCGCATCGGCTCGGGAGGCCGCCGCAGCAGCCGGGGCGATCGGCTATCCGGTGGTGATGAAGATCGCCTCGCCGGACCTGCCGCACAAGACGGAGGCGGGCGGCGTGCGTCTCGCCATCGCCGACGCCGGGCAGGCCGCGCGCGCCTTCGAGGAGATCATGCGCAACGCCCGCGCCTACGCGCCGCAGGCCGAACTGCATGGCGTCCTCGTCCAGGAGACGGTGTCCGGCGGCGTCGAGGCGCTGGTGGGGCTGGTCCGCCACGAGCCGTTCGGGCTCGGCGTCGTGGTGGGCATCGGCGGCGTAATGGTGGAACTCGTGGCGGACGCGGCCTTCGAGCTTCTGCCGGTGGATCGCGACGCTGCCCTCGCGATGATCGGCCGAACGAAGCTCGCCCCGCTCCTGGCCGGCTATCGCGGCGCGCCCGCCTGCGATGTTCCGGCGCTCGCCGATGCTGTCGCGGCCCTTTCCCGGCTCGGCGAGACCTATGGGGACCACATCGCCGCGCTCGATCTCAACCCCGTCGCCGTGCTGCCGGCGGGCCGGGGCGTGCGCATCCTCGACGCGCTGATCCGCTGA
- a CDS encoding CaiB/BaiF CoA transferase family protein, translating into MSALLDGVRVLDLTTVVVGPVCTWRLAQYGAEIIKLESPGGDLMRGLGGPSPSGRHSGAYLHMNRGKRNICLDLKKPQSRAALDRLIEWCDVLVCNMRPSALRRLGLDAETVRGQYADKIHCTITGYGEDGPYAGQPAYDSVVQGASGVAGLSLLRDGAPSYVPLLICDHVVGEIAAGAIMAALAGRDRGGTGATLEVPMFETMAGFVLQEHLAQKSFDPPTGPAGDRRLLNPNNRPLRTADGWISVTANTDPQVRAFLTAVGRQELLDDPRFASVAARAENVDEWFAVRGAALSSKTTAEWMALFLAADVAAMPCHTLDSLIEDPHLSAVGMLASESHPEEGAVTAIRSSVIVDRRTLPLQDAARGLGADTAPILSGLGFDEDWIAAAIAAGAAVGGPD; encoded by the coding sequence GTGAGCGCCCTTCTCGACGGCGTTCGCGTCCTCGACCTCACCACGGTGGTCGTCGGCCCCGTCTGCACATGGCGGCTGGCGCAATACGGAGCAGAGATCATCAAGCTCGAATCGCCGGGCGGGGACCTGATGCGCGGCCTGGGCGGGCCGTCGCCCTCCGGCCGGCATTCGGGCGCCTATCTTCACATGAACCGCGGCAAGCGGAACATCTGCCTCGACCTGAAGAAGCCCCAGTCGCGCGCCGCGCTGGACCGCCTGATCGAATGGTGCGACGTCCTCGTCTGCAACATGCGCCCCTCGGCGCTCCGGCGTCTCGGCCTCGATGCCGAGACGGTGCGCGGGCAGTATGCGGACAAGATCCACTGCACCATCACCGGCTATGGCGAGGACGGGCCCTATGCGGGCCAGCCCGCCTATGACAGCGTGGTCCAGGGCGCCTCGGGCGTGGCGGGCCTCAGCCTCCTGCGCGACGGCGCCCCCAGCTACGTGCCTCTCTTGATCTGCGACCATGTGGTGGGGGAGATCGCCGCCGGGGCGATCATGGCCGCCCTGGCCGGCCGCGATCGCGGAGGAACCGGCGCCACCCTCGAGGTGCCCATGTTCGAGACGATGGCGGGCTTCGTCCTGCAGGAGCATCTCGCCCAGAAGAGCTTCGATCCGCCGACCGGGCCGGCCGGCGACCGGCGCCTGCTGAACCCCAACAACAGGCCGCTGCGGACCGCCGACGGCTGGATTTCCGTCACCGCCAACACGGACCCGCAGGTCAGGGCGTTCCTCACCGCCGTGGGCCGGCAGGAGCTTCTGGACGATCCGCGCTTTGCGAGCGTTGCCGCGCGCGCCGAAAATGTCGACGAATGGTTCGCGGTGCGGGGCGCGGCGCTGTCGAGCAAGACCACCGCCGAATGGATGGCGCTGTTCCTGGCCGCCGATGTCGCCGCCATGCCCTGCCATACGCTCGACAGCCTGATCGAGGACCCGCATCTGTCGGCGGTCGGAATGCTCGCTTCCGAAAGCCATCCCGAGGAAGGCGCCGTGACCGCCATCCGCTCCTCGGTCATCGTCGATCGCAGGACGCTGCCCTTGCAGGACGCGGCCCGCGGCCTCGGGGCCGACACCGCCCCCATCCTTTCCGGCCTCGGCTTCGACGAGGACTGGATCGCCGCGGCCATCGCGGCGGGCGCCGCTGTCGGCGGGCCGGACTGA
- a CDS encoding TRAP transporter large permease, which yields MDSLVTYLPLVMFAVLAVLAFTGYPIAFVLGGVALMFAVLGDMLGSFRLSQLTLIPLRIYGGTMESLVLVAIPMFTFMGTMLEKSGAARDLLHALQVMFRRIPGGLALAVTLMGTIMAATTGIIGASVVMITLMALPVMMRANYNIPLATGTIAASGTLGVLVPPSIMLVIMADLMAVPAGTLFIAALLPGFLLAALYFIYILVVCGFMPHLAPPMSDDIRPASRRAFWSMVLRSFVPPTFLIFCVLGSILFGLATPTESAGVGALGSILLAAFNRQLTWANFFDVCRRTALTGGMIFGIFVGATAFAFVFKSIGGESLIVDFIMQTNVGPWSILFVLMAMVFLLGFFFDWVEITLIILPIFGPILALLDFGGHIGSWDGVGNPIVIWFLILVAVNLQTSFLTPPFGLALFFMKGAAPPEIRIQDMYKGSMPFVGLQLLGLLLCILFPSIVLWLPSYLLGG from the coding sequence ATGGATAGTCTCGTCACCTATCTCCCACTGGTCATGTTCGCCGTGCTGGCGGTGCTGGCGTTCACCGGCTACCCGATCGCCTTCGTGCTGGGCGGGGTGGCGCTGATGTTCGCGGTGCTCGGCGACATGCTGGGCTCCTTCCGGCTCAGCCAGCTCACGCTCATCCCCTTGCGGATCTACGGCGGCACCATGGAAAGCCTGGTGCTGGTCGCGATCCCCATGTTCACCTTCATGGGCACGATGCTGGAGAAGTCGGGGGCCGCGCGGGATCTGCTGCATGCGCTGCAGGTGATGTTCCGCAGGATTCCCGGCGGCCTTGCCCTCGCCGTCACCCTGATGGGCACGATCATGGCCGCCACCACCGGCATCATCGGCGCCTCCGTGGTAATGATCACGCTGATGGCGCTTCCGGTGATGATGCGGGCGAACTACAATATTCCCCTGGCCACCGGCACCATCGCCGCATCGGGCACGCTGGGCGTCCTCGTGCCGCCTTCGATCATGCTGGTCATCATGGCGGACCTGATGGCCGTGCCGGCCGGCACGCTCTTCATCGCCGCGCTCCTGCCCGGCTTCCTCCTGGCGGCGCTCTATTTCATCTACATCCTCGTCGTCTGCGGCTTCATGCCTCATCTGGCCCCGCCCATGTCCGACGACATCCGGCCCGCCTCGCGCCGGGCCTTCTGGTCCATGGTCCTGCGCAGCTTCGTGCCGCCGACCTTCCTGATCTTCTGCGTGCTCGGCTCCATTCTGTTCGGCTTGGCCACGCCCACCGAATCGGCCGGCGTCGGCGCCCTGGGCTCGATCCTGCTGGCGGCCTTCAACCGGCAGCTCACATGGGCGAATTTCTTCGACGTGTGCCGGCGCACGGCGCTGACCGGCGGCATGATCTTCGGCATCTTCGTCGGCGCCACCGCTTTTGCCTTCGTCTTCAAGTCCATCGGCGGCGAAAGCCTGATCGTCGATTTCATCATGCAGACGAATGTCGGCCCATGGTCCATCCTGTTCGTCCTGATGGCGATGGTCTTCCTGCTCGGCTTCTTCTTCGACTGGGTCGAGATCACCCTGATCATCCTGCCGATCTTCGGCCCCATCCTCGCGCTGCTCGACTTCGGGGGGCATATCGGTTCCTGGGACGGCGTCGGCAATCCGATCGTCATCTGGTTCCTCATCCTCGTGGCGGTGAATTTGCAGACCAGCTTCCTCACGCCGCCCTTCGGGCTGGCGCTCTTCTTCATGAAGGGGGCCGCGCCGCCGGAGATCCGCATTCAGGACATGTACAAGGGCAGCATGCCGTTTGTCGGCCTGCAACTCCTCGGGCTCCTGCTGTGCATCCTCTTCCCATCGATCGTCCTGTGGCTTCCGAGCTATCTCCTCGGAGGGTAG
- a CDS encoding enoyl-CoA hydratase/isomerase family protein — MSYETILYEKDSGDAFATITINRPDKLNAMNKTVIREIDAALAEAVADPGVNALVITGAGRAFSAGYDLQGGDFDVDIDFWREDMGENAEALLNIWKAPIPVIASVNGYALAGALELMMCCDLAIAADTARFGEPEVRHNSGPPALMMPWLLATRDVRWLMYTGDLVDAEEALRMHLINKIVPAAELKEATQKLARKLARMPVPALRYTKASINNQQMVAGLLPSFQYNIEAIAALHVTRQGREWMAKLARMSLREYLDVRDSPFKGLDI; from the coding sequence ATGAGCTACGAGACCATCCTCTACGAAAAGGACTCCGGGGACGCGTTCGCGACGATCACGATCAATCGTCCCGACAAGCTGAACGCCATGAACAAGACGGTGATCCGCGAGATCGACGCGGCGCTTGCGGAGGCCGTCGCGGACCCGGGCGTGAATGCTCTCGTCATCACGGGGGCGGGCCGGGCCTTTTCCGCCGGCTACGATCTTCAGGGCGGCGATTTCGACGTGGACATCGACTTCTGGCGCGAGGACATGGGCGAGAACGCCGAAGCGCTGCTCAACATCTGGAAGGCCCCCATCCCCGTCATCGCCTCGGTGAACGGCTATGCGCTGGCCGGGGCGCTGGAGCTCATGATGTGCTGCGATCTGGCGATCGCGGCCGATACGGCCAGGTTCGGCGAGCCGGAGGTGCGCCACAATTCCGGCCCGCCCGCGCTGATGATGCCCTGGCTCCTGGCCACGCGCGACGTGCGCTGGCTGATGTATACGGGCGACCTCGTCGATGCCGAAGAGGCGCTGCGCATGCACCTGATCAACAAGATCGTGCCGGCCGCGGAGCTGAAGGAGGCGACGCAGAAGCTCGCCCGCAAGCTGGCCCGGATGCCGGTGCCGGCGCTCAGATACACGAAGGCCTCGATCAACAACCAGCAGATGGTCGCGGGCCTGCTGCCGTCCTTCCAGTACAACATCGAGGCCATTGCCGCGCTTCACGTGACCAGGCAGGGCCGCGAATGGATGGCCAAGCTCGCCCGGATGAGCCTCAGGGAATATCTCGACGTTCGCGACAGCCCCTTCAAGGGCCTCGACATCTAG
- a CDS encoding SDR family NAD(P)-dependent oxidoreductase: MSKGLLEGKVCIVTGVFSERGIGFATARLFAAHGARVAMVDIALDEEREVALREAIAQAAGPGAVVKGYKCDLSSEEECARLADAVESRFGRIDVALNGAAIVVAKPTMEISSAEFDRMTAVNLRGTFNFCQAVLAKMLARRAGSIINLASVAAQRGGGLVGGAHYAASKGGVVSFTKSIAREFGPQGIRANAVCPSLTETAVLDGKISREQIDEIISAIPMRRAGTPDDIAGACLFLASDLSSYVTGATIDVNGGSHIH, from the coding sequence TTGAGCAAGGGGCTTCTGGAAGGAAAAGTCTGCATCGTGACGGGCGTCTTCTCGGAGCGGGGAATCGGCTTCGCCACGGCGCGCCTCTTTGCGGCGCACGGCGCACGCGTGGCCATGGTCGACATCGCCTTGGACGAGGAGCGCGAGGTCGCCCTGCGCGAGGCCATCGCCCAGGCCGCCGGGCCGGGCGCGGTCGTAAAAGGGTACAAATGCGACCTGTCGTCCGAGGAGGAATGCGCGCGGCTGGCCGATGCGGTGGAAAGCCGCTTCGGACGGATCGATGTCGCGCTGAACGGCGCGGCCATCGTCGTGGCCAAGCCGACCATGGAGATCTCGTCGGCCGAGTTCGACCGGATGACGGCCGTCAATCTTCGCGGCACCTTCAACTTCTGCCAGGCGGTGCTGGCCAAGATGCTCGCCAGGCGGGCCGGCTCCATCATCAACCTGGCCTCCGTGGCGGCGCAACGCGGCGGAGGGCTCGTCGGCGGCGCGCACTACGCCGCGTCCAAGGGCGGGGTCGTCAGCTTCACCAAGTCCATCGCGCGCGAATTCGGCCCGCAGGGCATAAGGGCCAATGCGGTCTGCCCCTCGCTGACAGAGACCGCCGTGCTCGACGGCAAGATTTCCCGCGAGCAGATCGACGAGATCATCTCCGCCATTCCCATGCGGCGGGCCGGGACGCCGGACGACATCGCCGGCGCATGCCTGTTCCTCGCTTCCGACCTGTCGAGCTACGTCACCGGCGCGACGATCGACGTCAACGGCGGAAGCCACATTCACTGA
- a CDS encoding VOC family protein, whose protein sequence is MKMDLHHVNICGTDVPRLRAFYSRVFGLAEAATSSGDQIASHGYDEDVAFLSDGKVEFHLAKRDLGVSYRTKQPVNPLDRGHIAFRTDDIEAFKKRLTEEGVPFADYGEWAIKGWYQIFFQDPEGTIIEVHQADYVAPEAR, encoded by the coding sequence ATGAAAATGGACCTGCATCACGTCAATATCTGCGGCACCGACGTGCCGCGCCTGCGCGCCTTCTATTCGCGCGTCTTCGGCCTTGCGGAGGCGGCCACGAGCAGCGGCGACCAGATCGCCAGCCATGGCTATGACGAGGACGTGGCCTTCCTGTCCGACGGCAAGGTCGAGTTCCATCTGGCCAAGCGGGACCTTGGCGTCAGCTACCGCACGAAGCAGCCGGTCAACCCCCTGGACCGTGGCCATATCGCCTTCCGCACCGACGACATCGAGGCCTTCAAGAAGCGGCTGACGGAAGAGGGCGTGCCGTTCGCCGACTATGGCGAGTGGGCGATCAAGGGCTGGTACCAGATCTTCTTCCAGGACCCGGAAGGCACGATCATCGAAGTCCACCAGGCCGATTACGTGGCGCCCGAGGCCCGGTAG